In the Mytilus trossulus isolate FHL-02 chromosome 1, PNRI_Mtr1.1.1.hap1, whole genome shotgun sequence genome, one interval contains:
- the LOC134689938 gene encoding N-myc proto-oncogene protein-like has translation MMRKYSEIVIPRREGNSCQVVTEIGHTGIAQPPDNSVKMDKMCKHCYVDNSHVLQHCMYETESSSPASLPSDDIWKKFELIPTPPRSPEREEPFEMDLSLDLEDMNFPFDANFFESEDFNPKETFAESPPSQLCSKLIQDCMWSGDTFSSSEQKDKTSSSFDMKTVDPMAVFPCSVTNNTNNSHSIMGYLSETKLHSLGTETPSDSEEEIDVVTVEKLQQNSTTAGPTINKSNIQTRNIKTQIKIEKNNGEKVEIIPLKTTTLKIRVETPDLHNYSLPHSHQPKRVRSYPVSPSHSPLPQKRTKKDLSVPDFKRVCQKLRASKSSSDSEECISEGGKRTQHNVLERKRRNDLKYSFFTLRDSVPELSNQERAPKVLILKKASDYVHSLNVDNKRLESEKATLLAKQQKLKRTLEILQDSDFF, from the exons ATGATGCGTAAGTACTCTGAAATAGTCATACCAAGACGTGAAGGGAACAGTTGCCAAGTTGTCACCGAAATTGGACATACTGGAATAGCTCAACCTCCTGACAATTCAG TGAAGATGGATAAAATGTGCAAACACTGTTACGTGGATAATTCACATGTTCTTCAACATTGCATGTATGAAACAGAATCTTCATCACCAGCATCTCTCCCAAGTGATGATATTTGGAAGAAGTTTGAGTTGATTCCAACACCTCCTCGCTCACCAGAAAGAGAAGAACCGTTTGAAATGGATTTAAGCTTGGATTTAGAAGATATGAATTTCCCATTTGATGCAAATTTCTTTGAAAGTGAGGATTTTAATCCGAAAGAAACTTTTGCCGAGTCGCCTCCGTCACAATTGTGCTCTAAATTAATTCAGGATTGTATGTGGTCTGGAGATACATTTTCTTCCAGTGAGCAGAAGGATAAAACATCTTCATCTTTTGACATGAAAACTGTTGATCCAATGGCAGTTTTTCCATGTTCAGTAACcaacaatacaaacaattctCACAGCATTATGGGCTACTTGAGTGAAACAAAGCTTCACAGTCTTGGCACAGAAACACCTTCAGATTCAG aAGAAGAAATTGATGTTGTCACCGTTGAAAAACTGCAACAGAACTCAACAACTGCTGGACCAACTATCAACAAGTCAAATATTCAGACAAggaatataaaaacacaaattaaaattgaaaagaacAATGGAGAGAAAGTGGaaataattcctttaaaaacaacaacattaaaaaTCCGAGTAGAAACACCAGACTTGCACAATTATAGTTTACCACATTCACATCAACCTAAACGTGTGCGGTCTTATCCAGTGTCTCCATCACATTCACCATTACCTCAGAAAAGGACTAAAAAGGATTTAAGTGTGCCTGACTTCAAACGTGTTTGTCAAAAATTACGTGCAAGCAAAAGTTCTTCGGACTCAGAAGAGTGTATAAGTGAAGGTGGAAAACGGACACAACACAATGTGCTTGAAAGGAAACGAAGAAATGACTTGAAATACAGTTTCTTTACATTACGTGACAGTGTCCCAGAACTTAGTAACCAGGAACGTGCTCCTAAAGTGCTCATTCTAAAGAAAGCCTCAGACTATGTACATTCTTTGAATGTAGACAACAAAAGACTAGAAAGTGAAAAGGCTACTTTGTTAGCAAAACAGCAGAAATTGAAACGGACTTTAGAAATTCTACAGGATAGTGactttttctga